The proteins below are encoded in one region of Anguilla anguilla isolate fAngAng1 chromosome 3, fAngAng1.pri, whole genome shotgun sequence:
- the rcor2 gene encoding REST corepressor 2 translates to MPSVMERAGSGVLSRSRAKTVTNGSSQLYEEESSDEEHSHDSMIRVGGDYQAQIPEFKPDSPARYNEKNQKSMLVWSPNVQVSDAKLDEYILMAKEKHGYNMEQALGMLLWHKHDVEKSLADLANFTPFPEEWTVEDKVLFEQAFSFHGKSFHRIQQMLPDKLISSLVKYYYSWKKTRTRTSVMDRQARRLVSKREKDDSNDDMEEADPGSDSDFEVDTKKETLKQSASSGGVGEKAVSGRSGPVRKENQGSQYRHHPLRARRRPPKGMHLIQEDITAVSTSPDAGSLSIRQLDTQLVSLKRRVQSVKQVNSSLKKGLDGGIDALRPSETAAKINSRWTTEEQLLAVQAIRRYGKDLAAIADVIGNKTVSQVSSFFVSYRRRFNLEEVLREWQAEQEVLHGHAGSPEDMKGLAEAGGEMSEGTEEDEDQDGGVPPLSETGTSPSNSTSTTSTSTSSQIPPPLSQPPPLLRPAPPLAPPSLLRQPPPLQTRPLQSRAHHNHPPPPLIRPAVTSTLHQGARNSLGSSLSSSPSPAGQHPPSLLGLKVEPPLSH, encoded by the exons ATGCCGTCAGTGATGGAGCGAGCTGGGTCCGGTGTGTTGTCCCGTAGCAGAGCCAAAACGGTCACCAACGGTAGCAGCCAGCTTTATGAGGAAGAGAGCAGTGACGAGGAGCACTCACATG ATAGCATGATTCGGGTTGGAGGGGACTACCAGGCCCAGATTCCAGAGTTTAAACCAG ACAGCCCAGCTCGCTACAATGAGAAGAACCAGAAGAGCATGTTAGTCTGGTCTCCGAATGTCCAGGTTTCTGACGCCAAGT TGGACGAGTACATTCTGATGGCGAAGGAGAAGCACGGCTACAATATGGAACAA GCTCTTGGCATGCTGCTGTGGCACAAGCACGATGTGGAGAAGTCCCTGGCTGACCTGGCCAACTTCACGCCCTTCCCTGAGGAGTGGACGGTGGAGGACAAAGTGCTGTTTGAGCAGGCCTTCAGCTTCCATGGGAAGAGCTTCCACCGCATACAGCAGATG TTGCCAGACAAGCTAATCTCCAGCCTGGTGAAGTACTATTATTCCTGGAAGAAAACTCGAACCCGTACCAGTGTGATGGACAGACAGGCACGGCGCTTGGTTAGCAAAAGGGAGAAGGACGACAG CAATGACGACATGGAGGAAGCAGACCCAGGGAGCGACAGTGACTTTGAAGTTGACACCAAGAAAGAG ACCCTGAAACAGAGTGCAAGCAGTGGAGGAGTGGGCGAGAAGGCCGTATCTGGGAGATCTGGCCCAGTCCGGAAGGAAAACCAGGGGAGTCAGTATCGCCACCATCCCCTGCGAGCTCGCCGGCGCCCCCCGAAGGGCATGCACCTCATCCAAGAGGACATCACGGCTGTCTCCACCTCCCCAGATGCAGGATCCCTATCAATACGACAGCTGGACACCCAGCTGGTGTCGCTGAAGAGACGG GTGCAGAGCGTCAAGCAGGTGAACAGCAGTTTGAAGAAGGGCCTGGATGGAGGGATCGATGCTTTGCGTCCCTCTGAG ACTGCAGCCAAGATCAACTCCCGCTGGACCACCGAGGAGCAGCTCCTGGCTGTGCAGG CCATCAGGCGATACGGTAAAGACCTGGCCGCCATCGCAGACGTGATCGGGAACAAGACCGTCTCCCAGGTCAGCTCCTTCTTTGTGAGCTACCGGCGACGCTTCAACCTGGAGGAGGTGCTCCGGGAGTGGCAGGCAGAACAGGAAGTCCTCCATGGGCATGCTGGGAGCCCAGAAGACATGAAGGGCCTCGCTGAGGCAGGAGGAGAGATGTCAGAGGGCACCGAGGAGGACGAG GACCAGGATGGTGGAGTGCCCCCTCTCTCCGAAACTGGGACCTCCCCTTCTAACAGTACCAGCACCACCAGTACCTCCACCTCAAGccaaatcccccctcccctgtcccagCCTCCCCCGCTGCTGCGCCCGGCTCCGCCCCTGGCCCCACCCAGCCTGCTCCGCCAGCCTCCACCCCTGCAGACCCGTCCCCTCCAGAGCCGTGCCCACCACAACCACCCGCCTCCACCACTCATTCGTCCTGCGGtcacctccaccctccaccagggggcgcgaAACTCGCTGGGCTCCAGCCTGAgttcttccccctcccccgcggGTCAGCATCCACCCTCCCTGCTGGGTCTGAAAGTGGAGCCCCCCCTTTCTcactga